ATGGGCCGGAATCCGCGTCATGCGCTGGTGGGGTTTGTCTTCGCGCTCGTCTGTAGTGCACTCGCTTCTCCGTCGATCGCCCAGATCACGGGTGTCGTCAACTCCGACGTGGAAGCCTTCTTCGGCTCGCAGAGCGATGCCTTCCAATCGTCCGAGCCACCGATAGGTCCCACTTGGGCGTCAAATGTCGCTGGTCCCTACGGCGTGGCCGGCCCGAACGTTCCGGCGCTCTATCCCGGCTACCCGTCGCCGAACCTCGCCCTCACTCCGAACATTCCGTATGACACGGGACACATCGGCCCCGGCTTCTCTGATCCGCAGTTGACCACCTCGAATTACAGCATCGTTGGCAATTTCAGTGGCGGCACGTTCACTGGCGATGCGTATGCCCAGACGTTCGGGCCGCCGATGACGCTGAATCAGCCAGCGTCGGCCACCGGTTTCGCCTATGAGAAGGCCGAATTCGCCATGACCTTTAGCGTGGGTCCGTCGGGCATCGCGGCGGGGCTCGCGCCCGCCTACCCGTTTATCGTCACGGGAAATGTATTACCTGGCTCCGGTGCGTACGCCCAGTTCGGCGCGCAGGTTGATTACTGGTGGGTGCCTGTCATCCCGGGCACTATCATTCCGTCGGGGCCAGCTGTGAACCTGGGGACGTTGACCTACAACTATTTGCAGACCGGCGGCGGTCCCTTCGGCTCGCTGGTCAACCATTCGGCCACCACGCTGGCAGGTGCGACCGGCGTGGGTTTCTTGCAGATCACGGGCGAAATGTTCGTCTCCGGCGATCCGTTTTCGATCAGTGTCATGTCGGTGCCCGAGCCGTCGACCTTTGCATTGGCTGCGGTCGCGCTCGCGGGCCTCGGCGTCTGGGGCTATCGCCGCCGGCGGTAACTGCTTTCGCTTGAGGGACAAGTGCAGACAGCCCCGGGGTGGGCAGCGCGGGGGACGCTCCGCGCCGATAGCTTTCGCCAGTGACCGAGCCGTGATTCTTCCTGGAAAGCCCTGGAGATTGCGGATCTCAAGGGCACAGGTTTCTGGCGAAGGGTATGTTTTCGAAGGTGGGCGCGAACGCGGCGGCATGACTTTCCCGGCGGGAAAGTCCGATTCGCGCCCCCTCGACGAAAACGTACAATGCCGCCCCCGGGGCGTTGCGCACCCGACTTGTCGTGGAAAGGATTTCTAGCATGTTCAAGCCGCGAACCGCCGAAGACAAATTGTTGCTCAGCACCGTTCGCATCGAGACCGATCGCTGCACCGCCACAGGTTTCTTTTTTGGGCTGCACATAGGGGACAACGATGTCCTCATCACCAGCCGGCACGCCATCCAGGGTTCATCGAGCGGATCGTTGCGCATCCACAACGAAGCCTGGCAGCAGGAACAGGACGACGCACCGCCGACGTTCGATCTCGAATTCCAGGACTTCGAGAATTTGTGGATCAAGCATCCCGACAAATCGATCGACCTGGTGGCGCTACCCAGCAAGGTCATCGACGATGCGGCCGCGAAGATCGGGCGCAGCGCTCATTGGATGACGATCGAGTCCTGCATGGTGCCGAAGGCGACGCGTCTCAAAGCGCTCACGACCATCGAAGATGTTTTCGTGGTGGGCTACCCGAAGGGCCCCTGGGACAAGTGCCACAATCTGCCGATTCATTGCCAGGGCACGACTGCCACCCATCCGGACATCGATTTCTGCGGCCAGCCGCAATTACTCGTCAATATGGCGTGCTTGCCCGGCCTGTCGGGCTCGCCCGTGTTCGTTCTCAACGCCAAAGGTTACGCGGACGAAAATGGGAACATTCACCCGGGCGAAACGCGCAACATTCTGCTCGGCGTCGTCCACGCCGCGACCACCATCGGCGCAGACGGCCAGATCGCGGCGCGTGCCGCCTCGGCGCCCCTTGGGTCGGGCGAGGAATCCACCGTCCCGCTCACGTACATCGTCAAGTCGCGGGAGCTATTGGGGTTCGCGGATGTGATTCACAAGCAGCAGCCGGCCGCATCGGTCC
The window above is part of the Pirellulales bacterium genome. Proteins encoded here:
- a CDS encoding PEP-CTERM sorting domain-containing protein; amino-acid sequence: MGRNPRHALVGFVFALVCSALASPSIAQITGVVNSDVEAFFGSQSDAFQSSEPPIGPTWASNVAGPYGVAGPNVPALYPGYPSPNLALTPNIPYDTGHIGPGFSDPQLTTSNYSIVGNFSGGTFTGDAYAQTFGPPMTLNQPASATGFAYEKAEFAMTFSVGPSGIAAGLAPAYPFIVTGNVLPGSGAYAQFGAQVDYWWVPVIPGTIIPSGPAVNLGTLTYNYLQTGGGPFGSLVNHSATTLAGATGVGFLQITGEMFVSGDPFSISVMSVPEPSTFALAAVALAGLGVWGYRRRR